In Thermocrinis minervae, a single genomic region encodes these proteins:
- a CDS encoding CTP synthase yields MSTKFIFITGGVLSSLGKGVTSASIASLLEEMGYKVTLQKLDPYLNVDPGTMNPYQHGEVYVTEDGAETDLDLGHYERFTNSVMSRENNITAGKVYYNVITRERKGEYLGATVQVIPHITDEIKRLVMQIEKDNHIALVEVGGTVGDIESLPFLEAIRQLAMELGRQRSLFVHVTYVPYVKSAGELKTKPTQHSVKELRAIGIQPDIIVCRSEMEIPEEIREKIALFTNVKKECVISAQDVEYIYEVPLLFKKQNLPKLITERLGLEYRDVPTRWEKVVHVLKNTQKEVTIALVGKYVALRDSYKSVQEALIHGGIANDARVVIKWIDSQRVDQRDLEEADGILVPGGFGERGIDGKISALTYGREKLKPTFGICLGMQLMCIEFARNVIGLEGANSTEFDPNTPHPVIDLMEGQKGIKMLGGTMRLGAYPCILLENTKARQIYNKELIYERHRHRYEFNNRYRQVFEEKGMVFSGLSPDGKLVEIMELKDHPWYIGVQFHPEFKSKPFDPHPLFKDFIRACLQSQR; encoded by the coding sequence ATGTCCACAAAGTTCATCTTCATCACGGGTGGTGTCCTTTCGTCCTTGGGTAAGGGTGTCACATCAGCATCCATAGCCTCTCTGCTTGAGGAGATGGGCTATAAAGTTACCCTCCAAAAGCTAGACCCTTACCTCAATGTAGACCCAGGAACCATGAACCCATACCAGCACGGAGAGGTCTATGTGACAGAAGATGGTGCCGAGACAGACTTGGATCTAGGTCATTATGAGAGGTTCACTAACTCTGTGATGTCTAGGGAGAACAACATCACTGCAGGTAAAGTTTACTACAACGTCATAACTAGGGAAAGGAAGGGCGAGTACCTCGGAGCTACAGTACAGGTTATACCACACATAACAGACGAAATAAAGAGGCTCGTGATGCAAATAGAGAAGGATAACCATATAGCCCTCGTGGAGGTCGGAGGTACAGTAGGGGACATAGAGAGCCTTCCCTTCCTCGAGGCCATCCGTCAGTTAGCTATGGAGCTAGGAAGACAGAGGTCTCTCTTTGTGCATGTAACATACGTGCCTTACGTCAAGAGTGCAGGAGAGCTAAAAACTAAGCCTACACAACACTCGGTGAAGGAGTTGAGGGCCATAGGTATACAACCAGACATAATAGTTTGCAGGTCCGAGATGGAAATACCAGAAGAGATAAGGGAGAAGATAGCCCTTTTCACCAACGTAAAGAAGGAGTGTGTTATATCTGCTCAGGACGTGGAGTACATATACGAAGTCCCTCTTCTCTTTAAAAAACAGAACTTGCCCAAGCTGATAACAGAAAGGCTAGGCCTAGAATACAGGGATGTTCCCACAAGATGGGAGAAGGTGGTACATGTACTAAAAAACACCCAGAAGGAAGTGACCATAGCACTGGTAGGTAAGTACGTAGCCCTGAGGGATTCCTACAAAAGCGTACAGGAAGCTCTCATACACGGTGGTATAGCTAACGATGCTAGAGTGGTCATAAAGTGGATAGATTCCCAGAGAGTAGACCAAAGAGACCTAGAAGAGGCTGACGGTATACTGGTACCCGGTGGTTTTGGAGAGAGAGGGATAGATGGTAAGATATCAGCCCTTACCTACGGCAGGGAGAAGTTAAAACCTACCTTTGGTATATGTTTGGGTATGCAACTTATGTGCATAGAGTTTGCCAGGAACGTGATAGGGCTTGAAGGTGCCAACTCTACAGAGTTTGATCCAAACACCCCTCACCCCGTGATAGATCTAATGGAAGGTCAGAAAGGCATAAAGATGCTAGGGGGAACCATGAGGCTTGGAGCTTACCCGTGCATACTTTTAGAGAACACAAAGGCAAGACAGATCTACAACAAGGAGCTCATCTACGAAAGACATAGACACAGGTACGAGTTTAACAACCGGTACAGGCAAGTTTTTGAAGAGAAGGGAATGGTCTTCTCGGGTCTATCTCCAGATGGCAAGCTCGTGGAAATCATGGAACTAAAAGACCACCCTTGGTACATAGGCGTGCAGTTTCATCCAGAGTTCAAAAGCAAGCCTTTTGACCCACATCCCCTCTTTAAGGATTTCATCAGGGCCTGCCTACAATCTCAACGATAG
- the hslV gene encoding ATP-dependent protease subunit HslV, with amino-acid sequence MTTVLAVRRDGITVMGSDGQVTLGSSVVKHKARKIRRLYNGKVLVGFAGSAADGLALMERLENKLEEFRGNLLRACVELAKDWRTDRYLRRLEAFMLVADKESMFLLSGNGDLIEPDEPILAIGSGGDYARASALALYRNTSMSAEEIVKTSLQIASEICIYTNSSFVIEVLS; translated from the coding sequence ATGACTACCGTACTCGCTGTGAGAAGGGATGGTATAACGGTTATGGGTTCCGACGGGCAGGTCACCCTGGGCAGCTCTGTAGTCAAACACAAGGCTAGGAAGATAAGAAGGCTTTACAACGGAAAAGTACTTGTGGGCTTCGCAGGCTCGGCAGCCGATGGCCTTGCACTCATGGAAAGGTTAGAAAACAAACTGGAGGAGTTTAGGGGAAATCTCCTCAGAGCGTGTGTAGAGCTTGCAAAGGACTGGAGGACTGATAGGTACCTAAGGCGGCTTGAGGCCTTTATGCTAGTGGCAGACAAGGAAAGCATGTTCTTGCTGTCTGGTAATGGTGACCTCATAGAGCCGGACGAGCCCATTCTAGCCATAGGTTCAGGGGGTGACTATGCTAGGGCTAGTGCACTTGCCCTGTACAGAAATACCAGTATGTCAGCGGAGGAGATAGTAAAAACCTCCCTCCAGATAGCCTCTGAGATATGCATCTACACTAACTCAAGCTTTGTGATAGAAGTCCTCTCCTGA
- a CDS encoding DUF2103 domain-containing protein, whose product MGRHRDGKVKVEHHLLEGLEELLLELSKLDSVKSIIPGRITRQNKGRGSKGLFLKYPTRTGYKILYKNGTSVQEIFVVCDGRFKEDFERLFGKINS is encoded by the coding sequence ATGGGTAGGCACAGGGATGGAAAGGTAAAGGTGGAACACCACCTTCTGGAAGGACTTGAAGAGCTGCTGCTAGAACTATCTAAACTTGACTCTGTAAAGTCCATAATCCCTGGTAGGATAACGAGGCAAAACAAAGGAAGAGGTTCGAAGGGCCTATTCCTAAAGTACCCTACCAGAACAGGCTACAAGATACTGTACAAAAACGGCACATCTGTACAGGAGATCTTTGTAGTGTGCGACGGAAGGTTCAAAGAGGATTTTGAAAGGCTCTTTGGTAAAATCAACTCATGA
- the uvrC gene encoding excinuclease ABC subunit UvrC, with the protein MVSLEYIKKAPESCGVYLFKSKGRPIYIGKAKNIKSRLLQHFKNSETDPKERSIVTHSDSIEWIVTRNEYEAITLEIDLIQLYKPKYNVMHKHGSGYPVLVITQDTYPTVKVVRGTQHEGIIFGPFFSMHKAYKVKKLIHKLYKLRTCDPMPQRSEPCMDYHIGLCSGPCCGLISKQDYRLMVDCAVSALSGEVGDVLDRLYNLLEENMKNLNFERCALIRDQILSLERLAQGQKVSGLSLKHADVFYSMGKLLGIFLIRSSKLVDKKVLQLDSQEEISEILLGFYYSNPVPPYLVVNFPLEDEVKEWLQRRGALQIVQDMEPELKELIEDNMGSHVDMEVFKEELARVLKIPPLYVIEGFDVSNFYGEFTVGSCVVWEEGLFNKKRYRRYRIRTVEKVDDYASLGEVLTRRARRLKEGQERMPDAWLIDGGLGQLSVAIRVKERFSLPIRVFSLAKGEEVLFCEDGRQVRLKEHPVLYRVFGYIRDEAHRFAISYNRHLRRKEFMTDILDRIKGIGEVKKKLIYSHFENLYEFIKARDEELRRLGIDPAIKQEVERYISNG; encoded by the coding sequence ATGGTAAGCCTAGAGTATATTAAAAAGGCTCCAGAAAGCTGCGGAGTTTACCTGTTTAAGAGTAAGGGAAGACCCATTTACATAGGAAAGGCAAAGAACATAAAAAGTAGGCTTCTGCAACACTTTAAAAACTCAGAAACCGACCCTAAGGAAAGGTCCATAGTTACCCACTCGGACAGTATAGAGTGGATAGTGACCAGGAACGAGTACGAGGCTATCACTCTTGAGATAGATTTAATACAGCTATACAAGCCCAAGTACAACGTGATGCATAAGCACGGCTCTGGTTATCCTGTGCTTGTGATTACGCAGGACACGTACCCCACCGTAAAGGTAGTGAGAGGTACTCAACACGAAGGGATAATCTTCGGACCTTTTTTTAGCATGCACAAGGCTTACAAGGTTAAGAAGCTCATCCACAAGCTTTACAAGCTGAGGACATGCGACCCAATGCCACAGAGGAGCGAGCCGTGCATGGACTACCATATAGGTCTCTGCAGTGGACCTTGTTGCGGACTCATCTCCAAACAGGACTACAGACTTATGGTAGACTGCGCCGTGAGTGCTCTATCGGGAGAGGTAGGAGATGTGCTAGACAGACTCTACAACCTCCTTGAAGAAAACATGAAAAACCTAAACTTTGAAAGGTGTGCCCTCATAAGGGATCAGATACTCTCCCTGGAGAGATTGGCCCAGGGTCAAAAGGTCTCCGGTCTAAGCCTAAAGCACGCGGATGTCTTCTACTCTATGGGTAAACTCCTCGGTATCTTCCTGATAAGATCCTCCAAGCTAGTGGACAAGAAGGTCCTCCAACTGGACAGCCAGGAGGAGATTTCCGAAATCCTTCTAGGTTTTTACTACTCTAACCCTGTACCGCCCTATCTGGTAGTGAACTTTCCCCTCGAGGATGAGGTGAAGGAGTGGCTGCAAAGGAGGGGAGCCTTGCAGATAGTCCAGGATATGGAACCTGAACTTAAGGAGTTGATAGAGGACAACATGGGCAGCCATGTAGACATGGAGGTCTTTAAAGAGGAGCTTGCAAGGGTGCTGAAGATCCCACCTCTCTATGTGATAGAAGGCTTTGATGTGTCCAACTTTTACGGTGAGTTTACAGTAGGTTCGTGCGTTGTGTGGGAAGAGGGTCTCTTTAACAAAAAGAGGTACAGAAGGTACAGGATAAGGACCGTGGAAAAGGTTGACGATTATGCTTCCTTGGGGGAGGTACTTACAAGGAGAGCGAGGAGACTAAAAGAGGGTCAGGAGAGGATGCCAGACGCATGGCTCATAGACGGAGGTCTAGGTCAACTCAGCGTGGCCATAAGGGTAAAGGAAAGGTTTTCTTTACCCATAAGGGTGTTTTCTCTAGCAAAGGGAGAAGAGGTACTCTTCTGCGAGGATGGAAGACAGGTGAGGCTAAAGGAGCATCCCGTGCTTTACAGAGTCTTTGGTTACATTAGAGACGAGGCACATAGGTTTGCCATAAGCTACAACAGACATCTAAGAAGGAAGGAATTCATGACGGACATCCTAGACAGGATAAAGGGCATAGGGGAGGTAAAGAAAAAGCTCATATACAGCCATTTTGAAAACCTGTACGAATTTATAAAGGCAAGAGATGAAGAACTCAGGCGCCTTGGCATAGATCCGGCCATAAAGCAAGAGGTGGAAAGGTACATAAGCAATGGGTAG
- a CDS encoding lytic transglycosylase domain-containing protein, producing the protein MRIEDELPLKVTRDKHIASKPQEDFQSILSETIQSLPNNLTLEDRIRVKVSEVSAKYSIPPNILLAMIKKESNFNPSAYNRNKDGTQDIGLMQVNYEHNRSLMQEYGIKDPKQLYDVELNIELGARILYENYKRYKSWPLAIKAYNGISADNWDYVKSVLELANKLRW; encoded by the coding sequence ATGAGAATAGAAGATGAACTTCCCCTTAAGGTAACGAGGGACAAGCACATAGCTTCAAAGCCACAAGAGGATTTTCAAAGTATTCTGTCCGAAACCATACAAAGTTTGCCCAACAACCTCACCCTAGAAGATAGGATACGTGTCAAAGTGTCCGAAGTTTCCGCCAAGTACTCCATACCGCCCAACATACTCCTGGCCATGATTAAAAAGGAGAGCAACTTCAACCCAAGTGCTTATAACAGGAACAAGGATGGCACACAGGATATAGGTCTTATGCAGGTAAACTACGAGCACAACAGAAGTCTTATGCAAGAGTACGGTATAAAGGATCCTAAGCAACTTTACGATGTGGAGCTGAACATAGAGCTGGGAGCTCGTATACTCTACGAAAACTACAAAAGGTATAAAAGCTGGCCTCTTGCCATAAAGGCATACAACGGCATAAGCGCAGACAACTGGGATTACGTAAAGTCTGTGCTAGAGCTAGCAAACAAGTTAAGATGGTAA
- a CDS encoding Fur family transcriptional regulator — protein MDIQELKRNFEQFLKQRGYKVTKSRLNLVDKIASYGSHFEIEQLVHYVVGSSKDGVSRSTVYRTVKLLQEFGAIREVIKLGNRTIYEFSAGKPHHEHLVCVECGKIIEFYKDEIEELQDKVCQEMDFTPLHHRLEIFGICSECKSSHENRR, from the coding sequence ATGGACATACAGGAACTCAAAAGGAACTTTGAACAGTTCCTAAAACAGAGGGGCTATAAGGTAACCAAAAGCAGGTTGAACCTTGTGGACAAGATAGCAAGCTACGGTTCTCACTTTGAAATAGAACAGTTGGTCCATTACGTGGTAGGTTCCAGCAAAGATGGTGTTTCCAGGTCCACAGTCTACAGGACGGTGAAGCTATTACAAGAGTTCGGGGCCATAAGGGAGGTTATAAAACTCGGCAACAGGACCATATACGAGTTCTCTGCAGGAAAACCTCACCATGAACACCTCGTATGCGTAGAGTGTGGCAAAATAATAGAGTTCTATAAAGACGAGATAGAAGAGCTCCAGGATAAGGTATGCCAAGAGATGGACTTTACACCTCTCCATCACAGGCTTGAGATCTTTGGCATATGTTCAGAATGCAAGTCTAGCCATGAGAATAGAAGATGA
- a CDS encoding DNA double-strand break repair nuclease NurA codes for MKLRDVELAIMPWDLPDVESVEIEESPQVVDLAEEPRAYKGKPPEEPIKIAFVDGVRRTEYAVYLVDREGSSYSGAFVSLASGSILLELSSINHVRDSLDYIMEKYLVVNYPGSLQEEEVLGFKVRNTEGDVSSYINYILREEMEVQSTKEVLKQNPDLVICDGSLSYKLKNLSHPIVGYVKTIKKLFIPKEHTNLIQELNVGERTPIVKVHYQRTHEEEEKVERYTWYVKLSEGTGISTVARLETFSTLPLEEVVRIANLTTGILYRFASKPFQDVRSPQNLLPIGKLEKFLRSHLGNHTFIRRVIERAFHM; via the coding sequence TTGAAGCTGAGGGACGTTGAGCTAGCTATAATGCCTTGGGATTTACCGGATGTGGAGAGTGTGGAAATAGAAGAATCTCCTCAGGTTGTGGATCTTGCTGAAGAACCTAGAGCTTACAAAGGTAAACCTCCTGAAGAACCTATAAAGATAGCCTTTGTTGATGGAGTGCGGAGGACCGAGTACGCAGTCTACCTGGTAGACAGGGAGGGTTCTAGTTATTCGGGAGCTTTTGTTTCTTTGGCTTCTGGTTCCATTCTGCTTGAGCTCAGCAGCATAAACCACGTACGAGATAGCTTGGACTACATCATGGAAAAGTATCTAGTAGTTAACTACCCTGGGAGCTTGCAGGAAGAGGAGGTTTTGGGTTTTAAGGTCAGAAATACAGAGGGGGACGTTTCAAGCTATATCAATTACATACTCAGAGAGGAAATGGAGGTTCAGAGTACCAAAGAGGTGTTAAAGCAGAATCCCGATCTGGTCATATGTGACGGAAGCCTAAGCTATAAACTCAAGAACCTTTCGCATCCTATTGTGGGCTATGTAAAGACCATAAAGAAGTTATTCATACCAAAAGAGCACACGAATCTTATACAGGAGCTTAACGTGGGTGAGAGGACTCCCATAGTCAAGGTTCACTACCAACGAACACACGAAGAGGAGGAAAAGGTAGAAAGGTATACATGGTACGTAAAGCTATCCGAAGGTACAGGTATATCCACCGTAGCCAGGCTTGAAACCTTTAGCACCTTACCACTAGAAGAGGTAGTGCGAATAGCAAACCTTACCACGGGCATACTCTACAGGTTTGCGAGCAAACCTTTCCAAGATGTAAGGTCTCCTCAAAACCTCTTACCCATAGGCAAGCTGGAGAAGTTTTTAAGAAGCCACCTTGGAAACCACACCTTCATAAGGAGGGTTATAGAAAGAGCTTTCCACATGTAA
- the obgE gene encoding GTPase ObgE gives MFVDLVKIYVKAGDGGDGAIAFLREKYRPFGGPAGGDGGKGGDVVLVATSRKHTLYDFEIKRHYIAQRGEHGKGKNQHGKDGEDLILYVPVGTVVKDAQTNEVICELLYEGQRCIVARGGRGGRGNARFATPTNQAPRYAEKGQKGEERWIILELKLIADVGIIGLPNAGKSTLLSKLTRARPKIADYPFTTLSPNLGVMEIDEERRLVLADIPGLIEGAHEGKGLGLEFLRHIERTKVLLHLIDVSDSRTMDPIEAFRVVNQEMESYSQELMKKPQLVVGNKIDSLSDRSLLDHLKKTFEDMGYTFLAISAVTGEGLDKLKEELWRLYLEAEGR, from the coding sequence ATGTTTGTTGACCTTGTAAAGATCTACGTAAAAGCTGGTGATGGTGGTGATGGAGCTATAGCCTTTCTAAGGGAGAAGTACAGACCCTTTGGTGGTCCAGCTGGTGGAGACGGTGGTAAAGGAGGGGATGTAGTCCTTGTAGCTACATCAAGGAAGCATACCCTGTACGACTTTGAAATCAAGAGGCATTACATAGCCCAAAGGGGTGAACACGGAAAGGGCAAAAACCAGCACGGGAAAGATGGTGAAGACCTCATCCTGTACGTACCCGTAGGTACTGTAGTAAAAGATGCGCAGACTAACGAAGTTATATGTGAACTTCTCTACGAAGGTCAAAGGTGTATAGTGGCAAGAGGTGGAAGAGGTGGAAGGGGTAACGCACGGTTTGCTACTCCCACAAACCAGGCACCAAGGTATGCGGAGAAGGGACAGAAGGGAGAAGAAAGGTGGATAATCCTAGAGCTTAAACTCATAGCAGACGTTGGCATCATCGGTCTTCCTAACGCCGGAAAGTCTACCCTGCTTTCAAAGCTTACAAGGGCAAGACCAAAGATAGCCGACTATCCCTTCACTACCTTATCTCCCAACCTGGGTGTGATGGAAATTGACGAAGAGAGGAGGCTAGTTTTAGCCGACATACCCGGCCTGATAGAGGGAGCTCATGAGGGTAAAGGTTTAGGTCTTGAGTTCCTAAGGCACATAGAGAGAACCAAAGTGCTTTTACACCTAATAGATGTATCCGATAGTAGGACTATGGATCCTATAGAAGCCTTTAGAGTAGTAAACCAAGAGATGGAAAGCTACTCACAGGAGCTTATGAAAAAACCACAGTTAGTAGTAGGCAACAAGATAGACAGCCTTTCAGATAGGAGCCTCTTGGACCACCTTAAAAAGACCTTTGAGGACATGGGTTACACTTTTCTTGCCATCTCCGCGGTCACCGGGGAGGGTTTGGACAAACTAAAAGAAGAGCTATGGAGGTTGTACCTTGAAGCTGAGGGACGTTGA
- a CDS encoding OsmC family protein produces the protein MKVKVVQKEDFHFVGIGEAGREVPIDAAGYVGGKGRGIRPPELLFHSIAGCVGIHLYEALHKEGKHVEHIEIETDAERVTEGYPKVFTKIYLFVKVKGHVSEEDVKKALDKTIYNPGTCSIAYMINKVAPIEYKIELIS, from the coding sequence ATGAAGGTTAAGGTGGTTCAGAAGGAAGACTTTCACTTTGTAGGTATAGGTGAAGCTGGTAGAGAAGTACCAATAGACGCTGCGGGCTACGTAGGTGGAAAGGGAAGAGGTATAAGACCACCAGAACTCCTTTTCCATTCCATAGCCGGATGCGTAGGTATACATCTGTACGAAGCGTTGCACAAAGAAGGCAAGCACGTGGAACACATAGAGATAGAGACGGATGCAGAGAGGGTGACCGAAGGCTACCCGAAGGTGTTTACCAAGATATATCTGTTTGTTAAGGTAAAGGGTCATGTTTCAGAGGAAGATGTCAAAAAGGCCCTTGACAAAACAATATACAACCCTGGTACGTGTTCTATAGCTTACATGATAAACAAAGTAGCTCCTATAGAGTACAAGATAGAACTCATCTCCTGA
- the accC gene encoding acetyl-CoA carboxylase biotin carboxylase subunit: MFKKVLIANRGEIACRIIRACKELGIKTVAIYNEIESTARHVKMADEAYMIGVNPLDTYLNAERIVDLALEVGAEAIHPGYGFLAENEHFARLCEEKGITFIGPHWKVIELMGDKARSKEIMKKLGVPTVPGSDGILKDEVEAKQIAKEIGYPVLLKASAGGGGRGIRICRNEEELLRNYESAYNEALKAFGRGDLLLEKYIENPRHIEFQVLGDKYGNVIHLGERDCSIQRRNQKLVEIAPSLILTPGKRAYYGEIVANAAKEIGYYSAGTMEFVADEKGNIYFIEMNTRIQVEHPVTEMITGVDIVKWQIRIAAGEPLRYKQEDIKFNGYAIECRINAEDPKKNFAPSIGVIERYYVPGGFGIRVEHAASRGYEITPYYDSLIAKLIVWAPQWEVAVERMRAALETYEITGIKTTIPLLIRIMQDEDFKKGRFTTKYLEEHPYLFEYEEVKSKEDFAAMIAAAIANYHGL; encoded by the coding sequence ATGTTTAAGAAGGTCCTGATAGCCAACAGGGGAGAAATAGCATGTAGGATAATAAGGGCTTGTAAAGAGCTTGGTATAAAGACTGTAGCCATCTACAACGAGATAGAATCCACTGCAAGACACGTAAAGATGGCTGACGAAGCCTACATGATAGGTGTAAACCCCTTGGACACCTACCTAAACGCTGAGAGGATAGTGGACCTTGCCCTTGAGGTGGGAGCTGAGGCCATACATCCAGGTTATGGCTTCTTGGCTGAAAATGAACACTTCGCAAGGCTGTGCGAGGAGAAGGGTATCACATTCATCGGTCCCCACTGGAAGGTTATAGAGCTCATGGGTGATAAGGCAAGGTCCAAAGAGATAATGAAGAAGTTGGGAGTCCCCACCGTACCAGGAAGCGACGGAATCCTGAAGGACGAAGTCGAGGCCAAGCAGATAGCAAAGGAGATAGGCTATCCAGTACTACTAAAAGCATCCGCCGGTGGTGGTGGTAGAGGTATAAGGATATGCAGGAACGAAGAAGAGCTCCTAAGGAACTACGAGAGTGCTTACAACGAAGCTCTCAAAGCCTTTGGAAGGGGAGACCTACTCCTTGAGAAGTACATAGAAAACCCGAGGCACATAGAGTTCCAGGTTCTTGGAGACAAGTACGGTAACGTAATACACCTGGGTGAGAGAGATTGCTCCATACAAAGGAGGAACCAAAAGCTCGTGGAGATAGCCCCATCTCTGATACTCACGCCAGGAAAGAGGGCATACTACGGCGAGATAGTAGCTAATGCAGCCAAGGAGATTGGTTATTACAGCGCGGGTACTATGGAGTTCGTAGCCGACGAAAAAGGAAACATCTACTTCATAGAGATGAACACACGTATCCAGGTGGAACACCCTGTTACTGAGATGATAACGGGTGTAGACATAGTAAAGTGGCAGATACGCATAGCAGCCGGAGAACCACTAAGGTACAAGCAAGAGGATATTAAGTTTAACGGTTATGCTATAGAGTGTAGGATAAACGCCGAGGATCCTAAGAAAAACTTCGCACCCAGCATAGGTGTGATAGAAAGGTACTACGTACCAGGTGGTTTTGGTATAAGGGTAGAGCATGCAGCCTCCAGAGGTTACGAGATAACCCCCTACTACGATTCCCTCATAGCAAAGCTTATAGTTTGGGCTCCCCAGTGGGAAGTGGCCGTGGAAAGGATGAGGGCAGCTTTGGAAACTTATGAGATAACGGGTATAAAGACCACAATACCACTCCTGATAAGGATAATGCAGGACGAAGACTTCAAGAAAGGTAGGTTTACCACCAAGTACCTGGAGGAACATCCCTACCTGTTTGAATACGAAGAGGTCAAGTCCAAAGAGGACTTTGCAGCTATGATAGCTGCAGCTATAGCCAACTATCATGGGCTATAA